In Camelina sativa cultivar DH55 chromosome 16, Cs, whole genome shotgun sequence, a single window of DNA contains:
- the LOC104752609 gene encoding protein FAR1-RELATED SEQUENCE 3, which yields MDIHLVEEGLSMGNHEMGDDGDAEPNNIENSLGVQDEIGIAEPCVGMEFSSEKEAKSFYDEYSRQLGFTSKSLPKTDGSVSVREFVCSSKRSKRRLAESCDAMVRIEMIGHDKWVVAKFVKEHTHGLASPNTLHCLRPRRHFANSEKSSYQQGVNNVPSGMMYVSMDGNRVPLESNNSRSASSKDSKNYGTNTKRTIGRDAHNLLEYFKRMQAENPGFFYAVQLDEDNQMTNVFWADSRSRFAYTHFGDAVTLDTRYRCNQFRVPFAPFTGVNHHGQTIIFGCALILDESDTSFIWLFKTFLTAMRDQPPVSLVTDQDRAIQIAVAQVFPGARHCINKWDVLREGQDKLAHVCLAYPSFQLELYNCINFTETIEEFESSWSSIIEKYDLGRHEWLTSLYNARAQWVPVYFRDSFFAAVFPSQGYTGSFFDGYVNQQTTLPMFFRLYERAMESWFEMETEADLDTVNTPPVLKTPSPMENQAANLFTRKIFGKFQEELVETFAHTANRIEDDGTTSTFRVAKFEDDNKAYIVTFCYPEMRANCSCQMFEHCGILCRHVLTVFTVTNIPTLPPHYILRRWTRNAKSMGELDEHVSENGHDSLIHRYNHLCREAIKYAEGGAVTAEAYNIALGALREGGKKVSVVRKNIGRAVPPSAHGSGGKTSLSAADTTPLLWPRQDEMIRRFNLNDGGARAQSVADLNLPRMAPVSLHQDDGAPENMVALPCLKSMTWVMESKNTMPGGRVAVINLKLHDYRKFPSPDMEVKFQLSSVTLEPMLSSMAYISKQLSSPANRVAVINLKLQDTETTTGESEVKFQVSRDTLGAMLRSMAYIREQLSIVGELQTEPQAKKQRK from the exons ATGGATATTCATTTGGTTGAAGAGGGCTTGTCAATGGGGAATCATGAGATGGGAGATGATGGAGATGCTGAACCTAATAACATCGAGAACTCGTTAGGAGTTCAAGATGAGATTGGGATTGCAGAGCCGTGTGTTGGCATGGAGTTTAGTTCAGAAAAAGAAGCTAAGTCTTTCTATGACGAGTATTCGAGGCAGCTTGGTTTCACTTCCAAGTCCCTTCCGAAAACTGATGG GTCTGTTAGTGTTCGTGAATTCGTATGTAGTAGCAAAAGGTCGAAGAGAAGGCTTGCCGAGAGCTGTGATGCAATGGTTAGGATAGAAATGATAGGTCATGATAAATGGGTTGTGGCAAAGTTTGTTAAAGAGCATACTCATGGATTGGCAAGTCCTAATACGCTTCATTGTCTTCGCCCTCGTAGGCATTTTGCTAATTCCGAAAAATCTAGTTATCAACAAGGGGTGAATAATGTGCCTAGTGGTATGATGTATGTTTCTATGGATGGTAACCGTGTTCCCTTAGAATCTAATAATAGCAGAAGTGCGTCGTCTAAGGATTCGAAAAATTATGGAACTAACACGAAGAGGACTATTGGACGGGATGCACATAATCTGTTGGAGTATTTTAAGAGGATGCAGGCAGAGAATCCTGGCTTTTTCTATGCGGTTCAGCTTGATGAAGATAATCAGATGACAAATGTATTTTGGGCAGATTCGAGATCTAGGTTTGCTTATACTCATTTTGGTGACGCAGTCACCTTGGATACGAGATACAGGTGCAATCAGTTTCGTGTTCCTTTTGCCCCGTTTACTGGGGTGAATCATCATGGTCAGACTATCATATTTGGCTGTGCACTTATTTTGGACGAGTCTGATACTTCATTTATCTGGCTATTTAAGACTTTTCTTACAGCAATGAGAGACCAACCCCCCGTCTCTTTGGTAACTGATCAAGATAGAGCCATACAGATTGCTGTTGCTCAGGTATTTCCAGGTGCTCGTCACTGTATTAATAAGTGGGATGTGCTAAGAGAAGGTCAGGATAAGCTGGCTCATGTGTGTCTTGCGTATCCCAGTTTTCAGCTGGAGCTATATAACTGTATCAACTTCACTGAAACCATTGAGGAGTTTGAATCTTCGTGGAGTTCCATCATTGAAAAGTATGACTTAGGAAGACATGAATGGCTTACTTCTTTATATAATGCCCGAGCTCAGTGGGTACCTGTTTATTTCCGGGATTCTTTTTTTGCTGCAGTGTTTCCTAGCCAAGGTTATACAGGTTCCTTTTTCGATGGATATGTGAATCAGCAGACAACCCTTCCGATGTTCTTTAGGCTGTACGAAAGGGCTATGGAGAGCTGGTTTGAGATGGAGACTGAAGCTGATCTTGACACTGTCAACACGCCTCCAGTCTTGAAGACGCCATCACCCATGGAGAATCAGGCTGCAAATCTTTTCACAAGAAAAATTTTTGGAAAGTTCCAGGAAGAGTTGGTTGAAACATTCGCTCACACTGCAAATAGAATTGAAGATGATGGTACCACCAGCACATTTAGGGTTGCAAAGTTTGAAGATGACAACAAAGCTTATATAGTGACGTTTTGCTACCCTGAAATGAGAGCAAACTGTAGCTGTCAAATGTTTGAGCACTGCGGCATACTCTGCCGACATGTTTTGACAGTGTTTACTGTCACAAATATACCTACTTTGCCACCACATTATATTTTGAGACGGTGGACAAGAAACGCCAAGAGCATGGGAGAGTTGGATGAGCATGTCAGTGAAAATGGACATGATAGCTTGATACACCGCTATAATCATTTATGTCGCGAGGCCATCAAGTATGCTGAGGGAGGGGCAGTTACAGCTGAAGCTTATAATATTGCTTTAGGGGCACTCAGAGAGGGTGGGAAGAAGGTTTCAGTTGTCAGAAAAAATATAGGTAGAGCTGTACCTCCTAGCGCACATGGTAGTGGTGGCAAGACCTCACTATCAGCTGCTGACACAACCCCTTTACTGTGGCCACGCCAGGATGAAATGATACGCAGATTTAACCTTAATGATGGTGGGGCCAGAGCTCAATCTGTTGCTGATCTGAATCTGCCGCGTATGGCACCAGTGTCGCTTCACCAAGACGATGGTGCTCCTGAGAATATG GTAGCTCTTCCTTGTCTTAAATCAATGACTTGGGTGATGGAGAGTAAAAATACAATGCCGGGTGGTAGAGTTGCTGTTATCAATTTAAAG TTGCACGATTACAGAAAGTTTCCCTCACCGGACATGGAGGTCAAATTTCAGCTGTCTAGCGTCACACTTGAACCCATGTTAAGTTCCATGGCTTACATTAGCAAGCAACTCTCATCTCCAGCCAATAGAGTAGCTGTCATCAATTTGAAG CTTCAAGATACTGAGACAACAACTGGAGAATCAGAGGTCAAATTCCAGGTGTCCCGTGATACACTAGGTGCCATGTTGAGATCGATGGCCTATATCCGTGAGCAGCTTTCTATCGTT GGAGAGCTACAGACAGAACCTCAAGCAAAGAAGCAACGCAAGTga
- the LOC104752607 gene encoding uncharacterized protein LOC104752607 — translation MGASTSRIDEDKALQLCRERKKFVQQALDGRCLLAAAHVSYVQSLKSTGTALRKFAETEVPVESSLYTSTSATPEQPLALIEKSVSHLSYSPPPASHSHSHHDTYSPPPSPPSTSPFQVNHMKFRGSSSKKVEEKPPVSIVATVTSSSSPQSRSMEKLEPTRFDESSTMPPEAPWDYFGLSHPIDNQLSSSHVGNGHVSRSVKGEDETPEVEDDGENFSFQEREASRDSDDDEFDEPTSDTLVRSFENFNRVHRALPQREGVESEFSDAEKSRTPELSPPVTPLTATPVNKTPHKGDHTENKIPPRDFLSSMKEIELLFVKASETGKEVPRMLEANKLHFRPIVPSKENGSGASSLFKTCLSCGEDPKDVPEEPAQNSVKFLTWHRTDSSRSSSSRNPLGGMNSDDVEELNSNLFENICMIAGSHASTLDRLYAWERKLYDEVKGSQTVRREYDEKCRILRELESEGKGSQRTDKTRAVVKDLHSRIRVAIHRIDSISRRIEELRDKELQPQLEELIEGLSRMWEVMFECHKVQFQLIKACYRGGNMKLNMQSEVHRQVTSHLEDELSALASSFTKWITGQKSYIKAINEWLVKCVALTQKSSKRKRRGAPQLQLRNYGPPIYATCDIWLEKLEELPTKEVSSSIKALASDVARFLPRQEKNRTKKHRSGETAHMLPDETVEDRGPGFDRFRTSLEGFVGQLNQFAESSVNMYEELKKGIHDAKNNYEHLKKAYAQGK, via the exons ATGGGTGCATCAACATCCAGAATAGATGAAGATAAAGCCTTGCAGCTATGtcgggaaagaaaaaaatttgtccaACAAGCACTTGATGGAAGGTGTTTGTTAGCTGCTGCTCACGTTTCATACGTTCAGTCTCTTAAGAGTACCGGAACTGCCCTCAGGAAATTTGCTGAGACTGAAGTTCCAG TTGAATCTTCCTTGTACACGTCCACTAGTGCAACACCAGAACAACCTCTTGCCTTAATCGAGAAATCAGTTTCTCATTTGTCATACTCTCCTCCACCTGCTTCACATTCGCATTCCCATCATGACACGTATTCACCTCCTCCCTCACCTCCTAGTACCAGTCCGTTCCAGGTCAATCATATGAAATTCAGAGGGTCTTCTTCAAAAAAAGTGGAAGAGAAACCTCCGGTTTCTATTGTTGCCACTGTAACCTCATCGAGTAGTCCACAAAGCAGGTCTATGGAAAAGCTGGAACCAACCCGATTTGATGAATCTTCTACCATGCCACCTGAAGCACCTTGGGATTATTTTGGTCTTTCTCATCCAATTGACAaccagctttcttcttctcatgttGGGAATGGTCATGTGTCGAGATCCGTGAAGGGAGAAGATGAAACTCCAGAGGTGGAGGATGATGGtgagaatttttcttttcaagaaagGGAAGCGTCCAGAGATTcggatgatgatgagtttgatgaaCCCACAAGTGATACACTTGTCAGAAGCTTTGAAAACTTCAATAGAGTGCACCGTGCTTTGCCTCAAAGAGAGGGAGTTGAAAGCGAGTTCTCAGATGCTGAGAAAAGTAGAACTCCTGAGTTATCACCACCAGTGACGCCTTTGACAGCCACTCCAGTGAACAAAACACCACACAAGGGAGATCACACCGAGAACAAGATTCCTCCCAGGGACTTCTTGTCAAGCATGAAAGAGATAGAGTTGCTCTTTGTTAAAGCTTCAGAGACTGGAAAAGAGGTTCCTAGGATGCTTGAAGCCAATAAGTTGCATTTCCGTCCAATAGTTCCGTCAAAAGAAA ATGGCTCCGGTGCGTCATCACTGTTCAAAACCTGTCTCTCTTGTGGGGAAGATCCCAAAGATGTACCAGAAG AGCCTGCTCAGAACTCCGTGAAATTCTTGACCTGGCATAGAACTGACTCTTCACGATCCTCATCTTCTCGGAATCCTCTTGGAGGAATGAATTCTGATGATGTGGAAGAGCTCAATAGCAATCTCTTTGAAAATATTTGCATGATTGCTGGAAGCCATGCCTCAACGCTAGACAGACTATATGCATGGGAGCGGAAGCTCTATGATGAAGTTAAG GGGAGTCAGACTGTGCGGAGAGAGTATGACGAAAAGTGCAGAATTTTGAGAGAACTTGAATCAGAAGGTAAaggttcacaaagaacagacaAGACACGTGCAGTTGTGAAAGACCTTCACTCCAGAATCAGAGTGGCGATTCACAGGATCGACTCCATATCAAGACGGATTGAAGAACTCCGTGACAAAGAGCTCCAGCCTCAACTTGAGGAACTCATTGAAGG GTTGAGTCGTATGTGGGAAGTGATGTTCGAATGCCACAAGGTTCAGTTTCAGTTAATCAAAGCGTGTTACAGAGGCGGAAACATGAAACTCAACATGCAGTCGGAGGTGCACAGACAAGTAACATCTCACCTTGAAGATGAACTCAGCGCGTTGGCCTCAAGCTTCACAAAGTGGATCACAGGCCAGAAATCATATATTAAAGCGATAAATGAGTGGCTGGTGAAATGTGTCGCCTTAACACAAAAATCCTCCAAACGGAAAAGGCGTGGTGCACCACAGCTGCAACTGAGAAACTATGGTCCTCCCATTTATGCAACCTGTGACATCTGGCTAGAAAAACTCGAAGAATTGCCTACCAAAGAGGTTTCGAGCTCCATTAAAGCACTTGCATCTGATGTCGCCAGGTTCTTGCCACGTCAGGAAAAGAATCGCACCAAGAAACATCGGTCTGGTGAGACAGCTCACATGTTGCCAGATGAGACAGTGGAGGATCGAGGTCCGGGATTTGATCGGTTTAGGACAAGCTTGGAAGGATTCGTTGGACAACTCAACCAGTTTGCAGAATCATCAGTGAACATGTATGAGGAACTTAAGAAAGGAATCCACGATGCCAAGAACAACTACGAGCACTTGAAGAAGGCTTATGCACAaggaaaatga
- the LOC104752606 gene encoding NDR1/HIN1-like protein 12 translates to MAERVYPADSPPESGQFSGNFSSGEFPRKPAPPPSTYVIQVPKDQIYRIPPPENAHRLQYLSRKKPNRSSNCRCCICSFLAVVFTIAVLAGLSFAVLYLIYRPEAPKYSVEGFSVSGINLNSSSPVSPRFNVTVRSRNGNGRIGVYYHEVGSSVGVYYKGVDLCNGVLPAFYQPAKNVTVVKLRLSGSSKIQLTSGMRKEMRNEVSKKTLPFRLKVKAPVVIKVGSVKTWTMFVNVVCDVTVDKLTPPSRIVSRKCTHDFDLW, encoded by the coding sequence atggctgaaCGAGTCTACCCCGCCGATTCACCACCAGAAAGCGGACAATTCTCCGGCAACTTCAGCTCCGGCGAGTTTCCAAGAAAACCAGCACCACCACCATCTACATACGTAATCCAAGTCCCTAAAGATCAGATTTACCGTATCCCACCTCCGGAAAACGCACACCGCCTCCAATACCTCTCTcgtaaaaaaccaaaccgaagcAGCAACTGCAGATGCTGCATCTGCTCATTCCTCGCCGTCGTTTTCACCATCGCCGTCCTCGCCGGACTCTCCTTCGCTGTCCTCTACCTAATCTACCGTCCCGAAGCTCCCAAATACTCCGTCGAAGGCTTCTCGGTCTCCGGCATCAATCTCAACTCCTCCTCCCCGGTCTCTCCCCGGTTTAACGTTACCGTTAGATCGCGTAACGGTAACGGAAGAATCGGGGTTTATTATCACGAGGTAGGAAGCTCAGTGGGTGTGTATTACAAGGGCGTTGATCTGTGTAACGGCGTTTTGCCGGCGTTTTATCAGCCGGCGAAGAATGTGACGGTCGTTAAGTTGAGGTTGAGTGGGTCGTCTAAGATACAGTTGACTAGTGGTATGAGGAAAGAGATGCGTAACGAGGTGAGTAAGAAAACGTTGCCGTTTAGATTGAAGGTTAAAGCTCCTGTGGTGATTAAGGTTGGTTCTGTTAAGACTTGGACTATGTTCGTTAATGTTGTGTGTGATGTCACGGTTGATAAGTTGACGCCGCCGTCGAGGATTGTCTCGAGAAAATGCACTCATGACTTtgatctttggtga
- the LOC104754071 gene encoding serrate RNA effector molecule-like: protein MADVTLPPSDSVDNRVPEKSTSSSPPPPPPSSSLPQQEQEHEQQQPPLRRERDSKERRDDRDLERPPNRRDRDRSPLPPPRRDYKRRPSLSPPPPYRDRRHSPPPMRRSPPHKRYRRDDNGYDARRGSPRGGYGPPDRRFGYEYGGGYDREIGGRPNYGDERPHGRFMGRHQEWEGGRGGYGDASNSGNTQRDGLMSYKQFIQELEDDILPSEAERRYQEYKSEYITTQKRAYFNTHKEEEWLKNKYHPTNLLSVIERRNDLARKVAKDFLLDLQSGALDL, encoded by the exons ATGGCCGATGTGACTCTTCCTCCGTCTGATTCCGTCGATAACCGAGTCCCTGAGAAATCGACCTCTTCCTCACCACCTCCTCCACCGCCTTCTTCCTCTCTGCCGCAACAAGAGCAGGAACATGAACAGCAACAACCTCCACTACGCCGTGAGAGAGATTCAAAAGAGCGGCGTGACGACAGAGACCTCGAACGTCCGCCTAATCGCCGTGACCGTGACCGTTCGCCTCTCCCACCGCCTCGTAGGGATTACAAGAGACGTCCTAGCTTGAGTCCTCCGCCTCCGTACAGAGATAGGCGGCACTCTCCTCCTCCCATGCGCCGCTCACCTCCTCATAAGCGTTATCGGAGGGATGATAATGGCTATGATGCTCGCCGTGGCAGTCCTCGTGGTGGCTATGGGCCTCCCGATAGAAG atttggatatgaatatggtGGAGGATATGATCGTGAAATTGGTGGGAGACCTAATTATGGTGATGAAAGGCCTCACGGCCGCTTTATGGGTCGCCATCAGG AATGGGAGGGAGGACGTGGAGGGTATGGTGATGCTTCCAACAGCGGAAATACTCAAAG GGACGGATTGATGTCATACAAACAATTTATTCAGGAGTTGGAAGATGATATATTGCCATCTGAAGCTGAACGCAG ATATCAAGAGTACAAGTCAGAGTATATCACAACACAGAAACGTGCCTATTTTAACAcccacaaagaagaagaatg GTTGAAAAATAAGTATCATCCAACAAATTTACTCTCTGTCATAGAAAG GAGGAATGACCTTGCACGAAAAGTAGCAAAGGATTTCTTACTTGATTTGCAGAGCGGGGCGCTAGATTTGTAA
- the LOC104752610 gene encoding serrate RNA effector molecule-like, producing the protein MNDPNAPGGQPATQQSGPRDRPMKRKPGMENRLRDDRGGRRERDGRANGNDRNDRSEDQQRGDGDGPDGGNPGEGGYDAFGGQAGVHVPPFLSDINPPPMLMPVPGAGPLGPFVPAPPEVAMQMFRDPSGPNPSFEGSGRGGPAPFLLSPAFRQDPRRLRSYQDLDAPEEEVTVIDYRSL; encoded by the exons ATGAA TGATCCTAATGCTCCAGGAGGACAACCAGCTACTCAGCAATCTGGCCCG AGAGATAGACCTATGAAACGTAAACCAGGTATGGAGAACAGACTTAGGGATGACCGAGGTGGACGCAGAGAACGTGACGGACGTGCCAACGGAAATGACAGAAATGATCGGTCAGAGGATCAACAGAGAGGTGATGGTGATGGTCCTGATGGTGGAAATCCGGGGGAAGGTGGGTACGATGCATTTGGTGGACAAGCAGGTGTTCATGTTCCTCCCTTCTTATCGGATATAAACCCACCACCAATGCTGATGCCTGTTCCCGGTGCCGG ACCACTGGGACCATTTGTACCAGCACCACCTGAAGTTGCGATGCAGATGTTCAGGGACCCAAGTGGACCCAACCCTTCTTTTGAAGGTAGCGGCAGAGGTGGACctgctccttttcttttgtctccGGCCTTCCGACAGGATCCTAGACGGCTACGCAG CTACCAAGACCTAGATGCTCCCGAGGAAGAGGTGACTGTTATTGATTACAGGAGCTTGTAG
- the LOC104752611 gene encoding serrate RNA effector molecule-like: protein MADVTLPPTDSVDNSLPEKSISSSPPPPPPSSSLPQPEPEQEQPPQRRERDSRERRDDRDLERRDRDRSPLPPPRRDYKRRPSLSPPPPYRDRRYSPPQRRSPPNKRYRRDDNGYDARRGGNRGGYGPPDRRFGYEYGGGYDREMGGRPNYGDERPHGRFMGRHQEWEGGRGGYGDASNSGNTQRDGLMSYKQFIQELEDDILPSEAERRYQEYKSEYITTQKRVFFNTHKEEDWLKNKYYPTNLLSVIERRNELARKVAKDFLLDLQRGALDLGPAVTPLDKSSRPSEQNSEDESAGGKRKRHDRVGAKEADLLSAAPKAPSFISHPKRILTDIEQAQALVHKLDSEKRIEENLLTSSETDKSGREKLHSGSTGPVIIIRGLTSVKGLEGVELLDTLVTYLWRVHGVDYYGKVETNEAKGLRHVRAEGKGYDAKGDESESKFDSHWQERLKGQDPLEVMAAKEKIDAAATEALDPHVRKIRDEKYGWKYGCGAKGCTKLFHAAEFVYKHLKLKHIELVAELTTKVREELYFQNYMNDPNAPGGQPAMGPRDRPMRRKPGMEHRLRDDRGGRRERDGRANGNDRNDRSEDQLGGDGDGTDGGNPVEGRYDAFGGQGGVHVPPFSSDINAPPVLMPVPGAGPLGPFVPAPPEFAMQMFPSGPNPSFEGSGRGGPAPFLLSPAFRQDPRRLRSYQDLDAPEEEVTVIDYRSL, encoded by the exons ATGGCCGATGTTACTCTTCCTCCCACTGATTCCGTCGACAACAGCCTCCCTGAGAAATCGATCTCTTCCTCaccgcctcctcctccgccttctTCCTCTCTGCCGCAGCCGGAGCCGGAACAGGAACAGCCTCCGCAACGCCGTGAGAGAGATTCACGGGAGCGGCGTGACGACAGAGACCTCGAACGACGTGACCGTGACCGTTCGCCTCTCCCACCGCCTCGTAGGGATTACAAGAGACGTCCTAGCTTGAGTCCTCCGCCACCGTACAGAGATAGGCGCTACTCTCCTCCCCAGCGTCGCTCGCCTCCTAATAAACGTTACCGCAGGGACGATAATGGCTATGATGCTCGCCGTGGCGGTAACCGTGGTGGCTATGGGCCTCCCGACAGAAG atttggatatgaatatggtGGAGGATATGATCGTGAAATGGGTGGGAGACCTAATTATGGTGATGAAAGGCCTCATGGCCGCTTTATGGGTCGCCATCAGG AATGGGAGGGAGGACGTGGCGGGTATGGTGATGCTTCCAACAGTGGAAATACTCAAAG GGATGGATTGATGTCATACAAACAATTTATCCAGGAGTTGGAAGATGATATATTGCCATCAGAAGCTGAGCGCAG ATATCAAGAATATAAGTCAGAGTATATTACAACACAGAAACGCGTCTTTTTTAACACTCACAAAGAGGAAGATTG GTTGAAGAATAAGTATTATCCAACAAACTTACTTTCTGTCATAGAAAG GAGGAATGAACTTGCACGGAAGGTGGCGAAGGACTTCTTACTTGATTTACAGAGGGGGGCGCTAGATTT AGGTCCTGCAGTGACACCATTGGATAAATCCAGCAGGCCCAGTGAGCAAAATTCTGAGGATGAATCAGCTGgtggtaaaagaaaaagacatgatAGGGTGGGAGCTAAAGAGGCTGACCTTCTTTCAGCTGCACCAAAAGCACCCAGTTTCATTTCTCATCCAAAGAGAATCCTAACTGACATTGAACAAGCACAAGCACTTGTGCATAAGCTAGACTCTGAGAAACGAATTGAGGAGAATCTTTTAACAAGTTCAGAAACTGATAAATCAGGTAGAGAGAAGTTACATAGTGGTTCGACTGGTCCAGTTATAATCATTAGGGGGTTGACATCTGTGAAAGGCCTTGAGGGTGTTGAATTGCTTGACACACTTGTCACATATCTCTGGCGTGTGCATGGTGTGGATTATTACGGAAAGGTTGAAACAAATGAAGCTAAGGGTCTGCGGCATGTGAGAGCTGAAGGTAAAGGTTATGATGCAAAAGGAGATGAGAGTGAAAGTAAATTTGACTCTCATTGGCAAGAGAGGTTGAAAGGTCAAGATCCCTTGGAAGTGATGGCTGCTAAAGAGAAGATAGATGCTGCGGCTACTGAAGCTTTAGATCCACATGTTCGAAAGATTAGGGATGAGAAGTATGGTTGGAAATATGGTTGTGGAGCCAAGGGCTGCACGAAGCTGTTTCATGCTGCTGAATTTGTGTACAAGCATCTCAAGCTGAAACACATTGAGCTTGTCGCGGAGCTGACCACCAAAGTGCGGGAAGAACTGTATTTTCAGAACTATATGAA TGATCCTAATGCTCCAGGAGGACAACCAGCCATGGGCCCG AGAGATAGACCTATGAGACGTAAACCAGGCATGGAGCACAGACTTAGGGATGATCGTGGTGGACGCAGAGAGCGTGATGGACGTGCTAATGGAAATGACAGAAATGATCGGTCGGAGGATCAACTGGGAGGTGACGGTGATGGTACTGATGGTGGAAATCCTGTGGAAGGTAGGTACGATGCATTTGGTGGACAAGGTGGAGTTCATGTTCCTCCCTTCTCATCGGATATAAACGCACCACCAGTGCTGATGCCTGTTCCTGGTGCCGG GCCACTAGGACCATTTGTACCAGCACCACCTGAGTTTGCGATGCAGATGTTCCCAAGTGGACCTAATCCTTCTTTTGAAGGTAGCGGCAGAGGTGGACCCGCcccttttcttttgtctccAGCCTTTAGACAGGATCCTAGACGGTTACGCAG CTACCAAGACCTAGATGCTCCAGAGGAAGAAGTCACTGTTATTGATTACAGGAGCTTGTAG